In Solobacterium moorei, a single genomic region encodes these proteins:
- a CDS encoding NAD-dependent epimerase/dehydratase family protein yields the protein MGTRVLITGAGSYIGEKAKTYLTEKYGYQIDTIPTQNYEPKKENFIGYDVVYNVAGIAHIKETDENYQLYYVVNRDLVVKIAECAKAAGVKQFVMLSTMSVYGKTIGHITKQTKEDPQNAYGKSKLEADHLISKLADENFKVAILRPPMIYGKDCKGNYQSLRKFALKSPIFPDYTNKRSMLFVDNLSEFVHQAITNQMEGIFFPQNKEYVNTKEMVEAIAKIHGKKIWFTKVFNLVIKHIQKGIVSKVFGDLTYEKVDLVDCYSFQETIDKTEN from the coding sequence ATGGGTACTAGGGTTTTAATTACGGGTGCTGGTTCCTACATCGGTGAGAAAGCTAAGACTTATCTAACTGAAAAGTATGGATATCAGATTGATACAATTCCAACACAGAATTATGAACCGAAAAAAGAAAACTTTATAGGATATGATGTTGTATATAACGTTGCTGGAATTGCACACATTAAAGAGACGGACGAAAATTATCAACTTTATTATGTGGTTAATAGAGATTTGGTAGTTAAAATCGCAGAATGTGCAAAAGCAGCTGGTGTTAAACAATTCGTTATGCTTAGTACAATGTCTGTTTATGGAAAGACAATTGGCCATATTACAAAACAGACAAAAGAAGATCCTCAGAATGCATATGGGAAGTCGAAGTTAGAAGCAGATCATCTGATTTCTAAATTAGCAGATGAAAATTTCAAGGTCGCAATCTTGAGACCGCCAATGATTTATGGAAAAGACTGCAAAGGAAACTATCAAAGCTTACGTAAGTTTGCGTTGAAGTCACCGATTTTCCCAGACTATACAAATAAGAGAAGTATGCTGTTTGTAGATAACCTATCAGAATTCGTTCATCAGGCTATCACTAATCAGATGGAAGGAATCTTCTTCCCGCAGAATAAAGAGTATGTAAATACAAAGGAAATGGTTGAAGCAATTGCAAAAATCCATGGTAAAAAAATTTGGTTTACAAAAGTGTTTAATCTTGTGATTAAGCATATACAAAAAGGTATTGTTTCAAAGGTATTCGGTGATTTAACCTATGAAAAAGTTGATTTGGTAGATTGTTATAGCTTCCAAGAAACAATTGATAAAACAGAAAACTAA
- a CDS encoding LCP family protein → MSEKKKKSKLNISLVTWVIVFAGCILFDTVVFRLAFLPLRWRAMIIVASLAIALFALILSLLRFKYRRVQKEDGRIVKKKSRKNYVVLTINTILAVTFIVSSVYIYNTNRSLMNVLNANNASNTTHYEIVALKSEYKEQHKDIFQDTTTSDKIKDYFDKIIAAQSASDQKNQDKAIAWIDETLDTKLKFDKKKTIINAVEALYNNEASALLINTTYKSALKNYEKFSNFENETIVLAKIDIEAEVVKKPKAEDTAPFTVFVGGNDEYGMLMPEGRFDVNMMVTVNPKTRQILIGSFARDSYVPNVALGGYDKLTHAGVMGVQNAVDTINNYYGTNAEDYLIVNFSTFLNIIDKLGGITIYNPEEFTGYWTDNYFAAGEITLDSTSALEYVRERYNLPDGDLGRNVHQQIVLKAIIEKLTSPSVIPNFADILSSLAGSFLTNVDISKINQLAAQTLDEGIKWEIITAHVGGTDGMEYTASAPNELLSVVYPDQAEKNAYQYQYNLMMNGQPIPTENTSSSNTESNTGPKTTDTTTGTVTIKTDALNIRSAPSINGAVVGTATNGQKFYVKEIKQADGYTWYCIQDNQWVADQNGTLLTFKSN, encoded by the coding sequence ATGTCAGAAAAAAAGAAAAAAAGTAAACTGAATATTTCCTTAGTAACTTGGGTAATTGTATTTGCTGGGTGTATTCTCTTTGATACAGTTGTTTTTAGATTAGCATTCCTTCCACTTCGTTGGAGAGCAATGATTATTGTCGCTTCATTAGCGATAGCATTGTTCGCTTTAATTCTTTCATTACTACGTTTTAAATATAGAAGAGTTCAAAAAGAGGATGGAAGAATTGTAAAGAAGAAATCGAGAAAGAATTATGTGGTATTGACAATCAATACCATTTTGGCAGTTACATTTATTGTTTCCTCAGTTTACATTTATAATACAAATCGCAGTTTGATGAATGTGTTGAATGCAAATAACGCTTCCAATACAACACATTATGAAATAGTTGCGCTTAAATCAGAATATAAGGAACAACATAAAGACATATTCCAAGACACAACGACTTCAGATAAGATAAAGGATTACTTCGATAAGATAATTGCTGCCCAGTCTGCTTCGGATCAAAAAAATCAAGATAAGGCAATTGCATGGATTGACGAAACGCTTGATACAAAACTTAAATTTGATAAGAAAAAAACAATTATTAATGCGGTTGAAGCACTCTATAACAATGAAGCGTCTGCACTTCTCATTAATACAACATATAAGTCAGCTTTGAAGAATTACGAAAAGTTCAGCAATTTTGAGAATGAAACGATTGTACTTGCGAAAATTGATATTGAAGCAGAAGTAGTAAAGAAGCCTAAAGCTGAGGATACTGCTCCATTTACAGTGTTTGTTGGCGGTAACGATGAGTATGGTATGTTGATGCCGGAAGGTCGCTTCGACGTTAATATGATGGTTACTGTAAATCCAAAGACACGACAGATCTTAATTGGATCCTTTGCGCGTGACTCTTATGTACCTAACGTTGCATTAGGAGGTTACGATAAGTTGACGCATGCAGGCGTCATGGGCGTACAGAATGCTGTTGATACAATTAATAACTACTACGGAACAAATGCGGAAGATTACCTCATTGTAAATTTCTCAACATTCTTGAATATTATTGATAAACTCGGTGGAATAACAATTTATAACCCTGAAGAGTTTACAGGATATTGGACAGATAACTATTTTGCGGCTGGTGAAATTACTCTAGATTCTACATCAGCTTTGGAATATGTACGTGAGCGATATAACTTACCAGATGGTGATTTGGGACGTAATGTACACCAACAGATTGTCTTGAAAGCAATCATTGAAAAATTAACGAGTCCTTCAGTTATACCTAATTTTGCCGATATTCTTTCTTCACTTGCAGGCTCATTCTTAACAAATGTTGACATTTCTAAGATTAATCAATTAGCTGCTCAAACACTGGATGAGGGTATTAAGTGGGAGATTATTACAGCTCATGTAGGCGGTACAGATGGAATGGAATACACAGCCTCTGCTCCAAACGAGTTACTATCTGTTGTTTATCCAGACCAAGCTGAGAAAAATGCATATCAATATCAATATAATCTCATGATGAATGGACAACCAATTCCAACTGAAAATACGTCATCATCTAATACAGAGTCAAATACCGGTCCTAAAACAACTGACACTACAACAGGTACAGTTACAATTAAGACGGATGCTTTAAATATTAGAAGTGCACCAAGTATTAATGGTGCAGTTGTAGGTACTGCTACGAATGGACAAAAGTTTTACGTAAAAGAAATAAAGCAAGCAGATGGATATACTTGGTATTGTATCCAAGATAACCAATGGGTTGCTGATCAAAATGGTACATTATTAACATTCAAGAGTAATTAA
- a CDS encoding O-antigen ligase family protein translates to MGVLVYSYDSGINKELIDQIRYILYANVVIQFLVYFSGLGKVYYELWETGATRYMGTFTDPNQLGFYVFIALVLAYLTKHEKVDTYLFPITSVMGIFLIIQSKSLSALLGLAVLYALAFLRFISEKFHISKAILCLVLILTASGVGYYFWPSSDFRIENVEYTTLNRIRYKIYNIIYADGIKDILRERAAEKIITYPEYFIYGAGEGNYERYYPEPINEIHSSFINLFFCYGIIPFTILMAWFKKRLKRLDTVSWICFITIMVESTFLVNYRQALFWILWITLFYLNEDKNSDTSMVIHS, encoded by the coding sequence ATGGGAGTTTTAGTCTATTCCTATGACAGTGGAATTAATAAGGAATTGATAGATCAGATTCGATATATTCTATATGCAAACGTAGTTATCCAATTTTTGGTTTATTTTAGTGGTTTGGGCAAAGTGTACTATGAACTGTGGGAAACAGGAGCCACAAGATATATGGGAACCTTCACGGATCCTAATCAGCTTGGTTTCTATGTATTTATTGCCCTTGTACTAGCGTATTTAACAAAACACGAAAAAGTTGATACATATTTATTTCCAATTACAAGTGTAATGGGTATATTCCTTATTATTCAAAGTAAGTCTTTATCAGCATTATTGGGATTAGCTGTTCTATATGCTCTTGCTTTTCTACGTTTTATTAGTGAAAAATTCCATATTAGTAAAGCAATTCTTTGCTTAGTTCTAATCCTGACTGCAAGTGGAGTTGGTTATTATTTTTGGCCATCATCAGATTTCCGCATTGAAAATGTGGAATACACAACTTTGAATCGTATTCGCTATAAAATTTATAATATTATCTATGCAGATGGAATCAAAGATATATTACGAGAGCGTGCTGCTGAAAAGATTATTACTTATCCAGAGTATTTTATATATGGGGCAGGAGAAGGGAATTACGAGCGCTATTATCCAGAGCCAATCAATGAGATTCATTCCTCATTTATTAATCTATTCTTCTGTTATGGAATCATCCCGTTTACAATATTAATGGCTTGGTTTAAGAAACGGTTAAAGAGATTAGATACAGTCAGTTGGATATGTTTTATAACGATAATGGTAGAAAGTACATTCTTAGTAAATTATCGTCAGGCATTATTTTGGATATTATGGATTACATTATTTTATCTAAATGAGGATAAGAACAGTGATACATCTATGGTAATCCATAGTTGA
- a CDS encoding IS1634 family transposase: MAYFLKVAKQQNNTYLAVYESFYSPATKGTKHRCIRSLGSVSKLKAAGIDDPVAFYKDEVEKMNLYNKQDKIKKITSVSPRRYLGYFPLKSILEDLDIKKFIDLYKFTTDFEFELYEVLSLLVYARCVSPCSKYKTYYEILPQLHIPYAFNYDQLLSALAFYGNDYEKIVELFTSRVQDKYSIDTAITYFDCTNFYFEIDREDDFRRKGPSKENRKAPVIGLGLLLDANQIPVGMKLYPGNESEKPVLKDVLKDLKERHEVHGKTIRVADKGLNCSENILSALANGDGYLFSKSVKQLPETEKVWVLLPNDYKAIKDRNGKIIYYCKECIDKFPYTYTDESGKKKKVNIKEKRVVTYNPTLARKHKYEINKLVEKAKGLSVSLVKKNEYGESAKYVTFRSTSNGEEAEDKVKAIINQETIDNDLKLAGYNMLVTSETKVDARQIYETYHNLWRIEESFRIMKSDLDARPVYLQLENTIKGHFLICYLTVLLQRIFQFKVLENKYSSSELNEFYKAFQFVEGEDSYTNISIGTNFITELSDMTGLPLDNYFLSPTKLKKVLNYRF, translated from the coding sequence ATGGCTTATTTCCTTAAGGTTGCTAAACAACAAAACAATACGTATCTCGCTGTTTATGAATCTTTTTATTCTCCTGCTACCAAAGGTACCAAACATCGTTGTATCAGGTCTCTTGGTTCTGTTTCTAAACTGAAAGCTGCCGGTATTGATGATCCTGTTGCTTTCTACAAAGATGAAGTAGAAAAAATGAATCTGTATAACAAGCAAGATAAGATCAAGAAAATTACTTCCGTTTCTCCAAGAAGATATCTTGGCTATTTCCCTTTGAAATCCATTCTTGAAGATCTTGATATCAAGAAGTTTATTGATCTGTATAAATTCACTACCGATTTTGAATTTGAACTTTATGAAGTTCTTTCTCTTCTTGTATATGCTCGTTGTGTTTCTCCCTGCAGTAAATACAAAACATATTATGAAATCCTTCCTCAGCTTCATATTCCTTATGCATTCAACTACGATCAACTATTGAGTGCCCTGGCATTTTATGGAAATGACTATGAGAAAATTGTTGAACTGTTCACTTCGAGAGTCCAAGACAAATATTCCATAGATACTGCTATCACCTATTTTGACTGTACAAACTTCTATTTTGAAATTGACAGAGAAGATGACTTCAGAAGAAAGGGTCCAAGCAAAGAAAACAGGAAAGCTCCTGTCATTGGGCTGGGCTTACTGCTGGATGCGAATCAAATTCCTGTTGGTATGAAGCTGTATCCTGGAAATGAATCAGAAAAGCCTGTATTGAAAGATGTACTGAAAGACTTGAAGGAAAGACATGAAGTACACGGAAAAACGATACGGGTAGCTGACAAGGGACTGAACTGTTCAGAGAATATACTTTCAGCTTTGGCAAACGGCGATGGATATCTCTTTTCCAAATCAGTCAAGCAGCTGCCTGAAACAGAAAAGGTATGGGTTCTACTACCTAATGACTACAAAGCAATCAAGGACAGAAATGGCAAGATCATTTATTACTGTAAAGAATGTATCGATAAATTTCCATACACATATACAGATGAAAGCGGAAAAAAGAAAAAAGTAAACATCAAAGAAAAAAGAGTCGTCACATACAATCCGACACTGGCAAGAAAACACAAATATGAAATAAACAAGCTTGTAGAAAAAGCCAAAGGTCTGTCCGTATCACTTGTAAAGAAAAATGAATATGGGGAAAGCGCAAAATATGTCACTTTCAGATCTACTTCAAACGGAGAAGAAGCAGAAGATAAAGTAAAGGCCATCATCAATCAGGAAACGATAGATAATGACTTGAAACTGGCCGGTTACAATATGCTTGTCACATCTGAAACAAAGGTGGATGCCAGACAGATATATGAAACATACCACAACCTGTGGAGGATAGAAGAATCATTCAGAATCATGAAATCAGACCTAGATGCAAGACCTGTTTATTTACAGCTTGAGAATACGATCAAGGGACATTTCTTAATATGTTATCTTACTGTACTGCTGCAGAGAATATTTCAATTTAAAGTCTTGGAAAACAAATATTCCTCTTCAGAGCTGAATGAATTCTACAAAGCATTCCAGTTCGTTGAAGGAGAAGACAGTTATACAAACATATCCATAGGAACCAACTTCATTACCGAATTATCAGACATGACAGGATTACCTTTAGACAATTATTTTTTATCTCCAACAAAACTAAAAAAGGTGTTGAACTATAGATTCTAA
- a CDS encoding adenylyltransferase/cytidyltransferase family protein, giving the protein MIKVITYGTYDCLHRGHIRLLQRAKELGDYLIVGVTGDDFDMARGKINVQQSLIERVEAVKALNIADEIIIEEYEGQKIDDIRRYDVDIFTVGSDWRGKFDYLNEYCKVVYLERTQGISSTDIRTGDRKIRLGFVGGNPTVLTKYFNESKFVNGIEVSGVYGKNGTSNNVLEYVNTYEELLDQSDAIYIVSKPQHHYEQIHTALMHGKHVLCESPVTLKKSEYTQLLEIAKEKNLILMDAIKTAYAPAYNRLLLLVKSGKIGDVVSVDATCTSLKDINDPQYIEAGWSNFNMWAPTALLSIFQILGTEYNDCQIYSWFPQDNLFDAFTKINLQYSGAVASVKVGARVKSEGELIISGTKGYAYVPAPWWKTDYFEIRYENAENNKRYFYQLDGEGIRYELVSFVRSIVKQRNGSYIESKVSEAITDITEKFYDKKQTILLKETNG; this is encoded by the coding sequence ATGATAAAAGTAATTACATATGGAACGTATGACTGTTTACATCGTGGACATATACGCTTATTACAGCGTGCCAAGGAACTTGGTGATTATCTAATCGTTGGTGTAACGGGTGATGATTTTGACATGGCTCGTGGTAAAATCAATGTTCAACAATCATTAATTGAACGTGTGGAAGCAGTAAAGGCGCTTAATATTGCGGATGAAATTATCATCGAAGAGTACGAAGGACAGAAAATTGATGATATTCGCCGTTATGATGTAGATATTTTTACTGTAGGTTCTGATTGGCGTGGTAAATTTGACTATTTAAATGAGTACTGCAAAGTTGTATATCTAGAACGTACACAGGGAATCTCTAGTACAGATATTCGAACTGGGGATAGAAAAATAAGATTAGGATTTGTAGGTGGAAACCCGACAGTTTTAACAAAATATTTCAATGAGAGCAAATTTGTTAATGGTATCGAGGTTTCAGGTGTTTATGGAAAAAATGGCACTTCTAATAATGTTCTTGAATATGTAAATACATATGAAGAATTATTAGATCAAAGTGATGCAATCTACATCGTATCAAAACCACAACACCATTATGAACAAATTCATACTGCACTTATGCATGGAAAACATGTTTTGTGTGAATCTCCGGTTACGTTAAAAAAGTCGGAATATACACAGCTACTAGAAATTGCCAAAGAAAAGAATCTCATTTTGATGGATGCTATCAAAACAGCATATGCACCAGCATATAATCGATTACTACTTTTGGTAAAAAGTGGAAAGATTGGCGATGTGGTATCAGTGGATGCTACATGTACAAGTTTAAAGGATATTAACGATCCACAGTATATTGAGGCTGGCTGGAGTAACTTTAATATGTGGGCACCTACAGCATTACTTTCTATTTTTCAAATCCTGGGGACTGAGTATAACGATTGCCAAATTTATTCTTGGTTCCCACAAGATAATCTATTTGATGCATTTACAAAAATTAATCTTCAATATAGTGGTGCGGTCGCATCCGTTAAGGTGGGTGCGCGTGTAAAATCTGAAGGTGAACTGATTATTTCTGGAACAAAGGGATATGCATATGTTCCAGCACCTTGGTGGAAGACGGATTATTTTGAGATACGATACGAAAATGCCGAGAATAATAAGAGATACTTCTATCAATTAGATGGTGAAGGAATTCGATATGAGCTTGTTTCGTTTGTTCGATCAATCGTCAAACAAAGAAATGGATCATATATTGAAAGTAAAGTATCAGAAGCCATTACAGATATTACTGAAAAGTTTTATGATAAGAAACAAACAATTCTTTTAAAAGAAACAAATGGATAA
- a CDS encoding pyridoxal-phosphate-dependent aminotransferase family protein: MINFTVGPVQSSDEVCRQGAQQVPYFRTAEFSEVMKDNASLMMEFANATKDSKCVFMTCSSTGSMEAVVMNCFDENDKVLVIVGGTFGDRFAKICEIHRIPYTALTLRHGQKLTAKMLEKYDSRGYTGLLVNIDETSTGVLYDSEMLGDFCKKNHMLYVCDCVSAFLADKFDMQSCGADIMITGSQKALACPPGISVIILSPKAIERVENSKVCTMYLNLADALKNAERGQTPFTPAVGILLQINTRLHEIKNAGGVSSEVERVKKLADYFRNSIKGLPLEIISESLPNGVTPLHPIKNNAKEIFRILKDEYHIWVCPNGGDMADSVFRVGHLGNLTIADYDQLISAFKELHQKGIL, from the coding sequence ATGATTAATTTTACAGTTGGACCAGTTCAGTCGAGTGATGAAGTATGTAGACAGGGAGCACAGCAAGTTCCGTATTTTAGAACAGCAGAGTTTTCTGAAGTTATGAAGGATAACGCTAGTTTAATGATGGAATTTGCAAATGCAACAAAGGATAGTAAATGTGTGTTTATGACTTGCTCAAGTACCGGGTCAATGGAAGCGGTTGTAATGAACTGCTTCGATGAGAATGATAAGGTACTTGTTATTGTGGGTGGAACGTTTGGTGATCGTTTTGCAAAAATTTGTGAGATTCATCGTATTCCATATACCGCTTTAACTCTAAGACATGGGCAGAAGTTAACAGCAAAAATGTTAGAAAAATATGATTCCCGTGGATATACAGGTTTGTTAGTTAATATTGATGAGACATCAACAGGAGTTTTATATGACTCTGAAATGTTAGGTGATTTCTGCAAAAAGAATCACATGTTATATGTTTGTGATTGCGTATCTGCATTTTTGGCAGATAAGTTTGATATGCAAAGCTGTGGTGCAGATATTATGATTACAGGTTCGCAAAAAGCACTTGCTTGTCCTCCAGGGATTTCTGTTATTATTTTATCTCCAAAAGCAATTGAAAGAGTTGAAAATAGCAAAGTTTGTACGATGTATTTGAACTTGGCTGATGCTTTGAAGAATGCTGAAAGAGGTCAAACTCCGTTTACACCAGCGGTAGGTATTCTCTTACAGATTAATACACGTTTGCATGAAATCAAAAATGCTGGTGGAGTTAGTAGTGAAGTTGAACGTGTAAAGAAACTTGCTGATTATTTTAGGAATAGTATCAAGGGTCTTCCACTTGAAATTATTTCGGAATCTTTACCAAATGGTGTTACACCACTTCATCCAATTAAAAATAATGCAAAGGAAATATTTCGTATCTTAAAAGATGAATATCATATTTGGGTATGTCCAAATGGTGGCGATATGGCAGATAGCGTATTCCGTGTCGGTCATTTAGGGAATCTTACTATTGCGGATTATGATCAACTTATCTCAGCCTTCAAAGAACTACATCAAAAAGGAATCTTATAA
- a CDS encoding lipocalin family protein: MENKIIKKFLAVILLIGILTGCNRDTKNTDIVGKYILTRIEKDNTAILEDEIKNCDVTGFIIFNEDGTGTFMMLNDRLPFTWKDGKITGGNQTISYELDGDKLTLNVSATEKIYLQRQK, translated from the coding sequence ATGGAAAATAAAATAATAAAAAAATTTTTGGCAGTAATTCTGTTGATTGGAATACTTACTGGATGTAATCGAGATACAAAGAATACGGATATTGTTGGTAAATATATCTTAACAAGAATAGAGAAGGACAATACTGCAATCTTAGAAGATGAGATTAAAAACTGCGATGTGACAGGGTTTATCATCTTCAATGAAGATGGCACAGGCACATTCATGATGTTAAATGATAGATTACCTTTTACTTGGAAAGACGGAAAGATTACCGGTGGAAATCAAACAATCAGTTATGAACTTGATGGTGATAAGTTAACACTCAATGTATCAGCGACTGAAAAGATTTATTTGCAGAGACAGAAATAA
- a CDS encoding GtrA family protein, producing MLEKYKSILMYLFFGICTTVINIVTYWMFYISLDFPNVLSTIFSWIISVLFAYITNKLWVFESRSFGKKVLVREIATFFGARFISGIIYLAVMFLFVDMLLFPAMIIKFISNIFVVIFNYVASKVVIFK from the coding sequence ATGTTAGAAAAATATAAATCAATTTTAATGTATTTATTTTTTGGTATATGTACAACAGTAATCAATATTGTGACGTATTGGATGTTTTATATCTCTCTGGATTTTCCAAATGTATTATCTACGATTTTTTCTTGGATTATTTCAGTGTTATTTGCATATATAACAAATAAGTTGTGGGTTTTTGAGAGCCGTTCCTTTGGTAAAAAAGTGCTTGTGCGTGAAATAGCAACATTTTTTGGAGCTAGATTTATTTCTGGAATAATTTATTTAGCTGTAATGTTTTTATTTGTGGATATGCTTTTATTTCCTGCAATGATTATAAAGTTTATCTCTAATATTTTTGTTGTAATATTTAACTACGTGGCGAGTAAAGTTGTAATTTTTAAATAG
- a CDS encoding glycosyltransferase family 2 protein, with product MKEKLYIIIPCYNEQEVLPITSKLFLEELIKLIEKNKISDDSRILFVNDGSKDNTWQIINDLSKSDQHFIGISQSRNRGHQNTVLAGLMEAKDCADITISIDCDGQDDITAMEKMVDAYHDGCEIVYGVRSSRETDTFFKRFTAQSFYKVLNYMGAEVIYNHADYRLVSSRVLNEFANFKEVNLFLRGMFPLVGFKSTSVLYERHIRIAGESHYPLSKMIALAFDGITSLSTKPIRLITYFGLIVSLISFIGVVWAIVSRFLGTTIAGWSSTLAIMCFLGGVQLISLGVIGEYVGKVYLEVKKRPRYIISERTWENEI from the coding sequence ATGAAAGAAAAATTGTATATCATTATTCCTTGCTATAATGAGCAGGAAGTATTACCAATTACTTCTAAATTATTTTTAGAAGAATTAATAAAACTAATTGAAAAGAATAAGATTAGTGATGATAGCCGCATCTTATTTGTAAATGATGGGAGTAAAGATAATACTTGGCAGATTATTAACGATTTATCGAAGAGTGATCAGCATTTTATTGGAATTTCACAAAGTAGAAATAGGGGACATCAGAATACTGTATTAGCGGGATTAATGGAAGCAAAAGATTGTGCGGATATAACGATCTCGATTGACTGTGATGGCCAGGATGATATTACAGCCATGGAAAAGATGGTAGATGCATATCATGATGGCTGTGAAATTGTATATGGTGTTAGAAGTTCAAGAGAAACAGATACATTTTTTAAAAGATTCACAGCTCAGTCATTTTATAAGGTTTTAAATTACATGGGTGCTGAAGTGATTTATAATCATGCGGATTATAGATTGGTATCCTCACGAGTTTTAAATGAATTCGCAAATTTTAAAGAAGTAAATCTATTCTTACGTGGAATGTTTCCGTTGGTTGGGTTTAAGAGTACTTCAGTTCTTTATGAAAGGCATATACGTATTGCGGGAGAATCACATTATCCATTATCAAAGATGATTGCTCTAGCTTTTGATGGTATCACTAGTTTAAGTACTAAGCCAATTCGATTAATTACATATTTTGGATTAATCGTATCGCTTATTAGTTTTATTGGTGTAGTATGGGCTATTGTATCGCGTTTTCTAGGTACAACTATTGCTGGGTGGTCAAGTACACTGGCAATCATGTGCTTCTTGGGAGGCGTGCAGTTGATTTCCCTTGGGGTGATTGGTGAATATGTAGGCAAAGTATATTTGGAAGTGAAAAAACGGCCACGGTATATTATTAGTGAACGAACATGGGAGAATGAAATATAG